Within the Candidatus Nitrospira nitrificans genome, the region TCGTGCGGTTCGGCCTCGATAGCCTGTTGCCGCAAGACCTCACGCTGGTTCATGGACCTGGCTGTCCGGTTTGTGTGACCTCGGTCTCTCTCATCGACCGAGCTGTCTGCCTCGCGTCATTGCCTAGAGTGATGTTCTGCTCGTTCGGCGACATGCTGCGCGTTCCCGGTTCCCGTGGCGACCTTTTCGGCGTGAAGGCGGCGGGCGGAGATGTCCGGATCATCTACTCGCCGTTGGATGCGCTCGAACTCGCCAGGAAAAATCCCGATCGAGAGATTGTTTGCTTCGCCGTGGGGTTTGAGACCACCGCGCCGGCCTGGGCCATGGCGGTCACGCAGGCGAAACAGTCTGGCATCACGAACTTCAGCATGCTGATCGCTCATGTCCTCGTGCCCCCGGCGATGGAGGCGATCCTGTCGTCGCCGCAGAATCGGATTCAAGGGTTTCTGGCCGCAGGCCATGTCTGCACTGTGATGGGCTATGAGGAGTACGAGGCCATCGCGCAGCGCTATAAAGTCCCGATCGTCGTGACCGGGTTCGAACCGCTCGATGTGCTCGAAGGCGTGGCCATGCTGGTGAGCCAATTGGAAGAGGGACGAGTGGAGGTCGAGAATCAGTATGTGCGATCCGTCAGCAG harbors:
- the hypD gene encoding hydrogenase formation protein HypD; translated protein: MKYVDEFRDRAVATALAERIKQTVRRPWTIMEVCGGQTHAIVRFGLDSLLPQDLTLVHGPGCPVCVTSVSLIDRAVCLASLPRVMFCSFGDMLRVPGSRGDLFGVKAAGGDVRIIYSPLDALELARKNPDREIVCFAVGFETTAPAWAMAVTQAKQSGITNFSMLIAHVLVPPAMEAILSSPQNRIQGFLAAGHVCTVMGYEEYEAIAQRYKVPIVVTGFEPLDVLEGVAMLVSQLEEGRVEVENQYVRSVSREGNRPARNIVDEVFEPVSRAWRGIGDIPASGLRLRAAYSAYDAEVKFRRELAQLVEGKEDPECRSGLVLQGLLKPMDCPAFGTRCTPEQPLGAPMVSSEGACAAYYRYRGQVKREARFTDSARRA